In the genome of Crassostrea angulata isolate pt1a10 chromosome 6, ASM2561291v2, whole genome shotgun sequence, the window GCATTTTTCTACTGATTCCCGATGCACGGTTTGTAAAGTGGAGCCTTCGTCATCAGGACACTTTATTTTCAGGCAAATCGTCCGaatatctcaaattttttttgtgaTAAATTAAACGGCTTAAAATTAAGTCAGCCTCAAATCTGAGGTTTGTCCTCAAttttatgcacttttctttaAAGAATTTGAGTTGAAGAATGAGTTGAgggatttgaaattttttgtgaAGGTGGAGCCAGGTAATATTCCTAAGCGTATATGAGCTAGATCTGAATTTCAAACTTGAAGGCATGACGCTTCTAGAAATGGATGGCACCAGTGATAATTGGGAGATGTTGATTGTTTAATGTTGATTGTAACTTAAGTTTCCAGAGGAGTGAGCAGTTTTGCGATTTAACTTTTTCCTTTAAGTTGATACTGACAAAAACTGTACTTCTAATAATAATTCAGTCATACAAAATTTAACCATTTTGTCTTCCCTGGCCCTAAAATACAACTAGagcatttattttttagttGGCATGACAAGTACTAGTAGCTTTTCCGTTACTCAGATGTCACTGTatacatataaagaaaaaaaaatgaaatggaatGAACTATGTAttcggatatttttttttaaattatagagATATCAGGCAGTTTcttgcatgtatatgtacaacTTTACATATTAGTCGTGACTACACATATTACTGATAATAGCTTTACTCtgtattggaaaattaaatGCTTGAAAATCATTGTTTTGTGTGACTTTTTGTTGCCCGCTACCATGAACCCATTTAAAGCCTTGTCTTTATTCCCTCCCAGTGACACACATACATTTGTTCTCTGCACTGATTGATACTATCCGGGTTAATATGACTGAGGCGGAGGATAAAACACCGCGTAAACCCAGTGCAAACTTGAGAGGGATACCTGTCAGAGATATGGCATGGACAACCTATTTATGGCGGGGAAAGTTACACGACTTTTAAAACATTCTCTGGGTGTCATTTCTCCAAACCAGTTGGCAAAGGTACACGCCAATCGAAATCGAAAGCCGAGAATTTGACCTGATAAAAAGCTTCACAAGGCAAAAGGACATTacggggattttttttttttgggggggggggtatatttgGAATCAATTTCGGGTGTTTCATCCGGGGTATTTCGCCCACACCTGACGTGTCTGTGAATGTAAAAGACCCTGGATGTGAAGTAAACCGATCACTCTTCAATTGTTGACTTCAGTTAAGCAAAGTCTAAAGTTCAGATTTGCGGTTGGTTTCTTTGGCTAATTCTCATGCATGTTTAAAGTGACTGGAATTTCTTTCGACTCTGTTACAATTTCCTATCTTCTTGTCTGCATCGGACACCCCTCTCCCCACCTGAAAACCAATAAATGAAGGTTGACAGGGGGTCGACagaattaaatttaaacctCCCTGCTTAAATAAATTGGGTTACCGACAACGTCCGAAAAATAATGCATGTCTTTTACTATCGAATTTCTTTGTCGTTGTTTCGAGAATAGAAATTCCAGTGTAGCGTGAATGGGTCTTTACACATAGTTAATTACGGGTCTTCTCGGGGAGGGGAATGAACAAGGGTCCGTCCAAAATATGGCACTTAATAGATGAGCCCCGCTTTCTTATTTGAATTTGTCCTATACGAGGGCGCTGTTGAGGACTTAGTGCGAACAGTGAAAAAGGTAATTTATGagtttattattaattatagggctttaaaaaaatcgttttacATCAGGATCGATATAATATGAAGCTTATAGGTTTTTTAAATCTACTATTTAAtctaaatgaattttgtttgatttttacaacAATCCTTTGATACTGCGACTCGAAGGGATTTAAATCACCGTTCAAGCGAAAAAATAGGAAAACAATAGTTGACTACACACCAGCTTGGAAGTCGTTATATACGCGAAAAAAAAAAGACGTGCACTGTGTAGATAAATCTGCGAGAAAATGTTGTGGATAATGATAGTACAATACGCATCTGTTATAGTTTATGCACAGCACTATACAACTGGGTGACTGATTCACCTGGTTGGTATTGATTCGGCGACATAATGTGTGGCGTTATCTAAATCCTAGCTGTGAAGTATTCATTCTCCGGAAATTAAACCTAGGTGTTATTTCTTTGATGGGAAAACTGGATTCGACGTAGATTACGTATGTATTTCTTCATTTGATGAAAAGATAAAAGCGTAATCTTTATGCTGGTGTCATGTTATTCGTTTCTGCCAAATTTATGATCAtaggttcattttttttacatttatattgaaTATACTTGGTAAAGATACATTCCTAACAAAAGACTGTATATTCATGTATCGATACAGCTCTGCTTTACCCTTTTCTTTTGTATGTCAGAGCAAATTCCCATGCGCCTTGATACCGAGCAAAAGCTGATCCGTTTTAACGTGGCGATCGGGAAAGACATGCGGCTAAGCCACATTTTAGACTAACCCAAAAATCTCGGATCTAATATTATGACATCTTTGCAGATGTGGTGGCAGGGAGGACGATACAATCGCTTGTTTGTtcttgtatgaaaaaaaatatcaacaaaatacagaaaaagCATGACGGAGCGATAAAATGGCAGATGAATACAGCATCGTCCCCGTGAATTCGTCGAAGTGTACTATGAATCCGTTGTTCTCCGTCCTGTTTTTGGGCCTGGCTTGTGTGTCCACTATATTCCAGATCCTCGCCTTCAGCACCCACGGATGGGTCGTCATGACGGAATTCCTGACCGACAACTACACGGAAGATGTCCGCAGTGTGGAGATTTACACCGGCCTGTGGTATACAGTTAAATGTGAAAACGGTGCCTTCAGCTCGGTAACACACCATGAAGCCTTCAAGGAGGACATAGCAAATGGCAATGATTTCAAAGGTATCCTGACATGTCAATTAATTCTCCTTTTGTTTGCTTAttctttgagaattttttttcatttgtgcTTTTTTATGAAGGAAAGAGAATTCGGAgaggtttctttttttatattttattttcagttgtcCCTTTTTTATgaaggaaataaaatttattagcAATTTTGAAATGTTCAGTAACCATATCAATTGTCGTGTAAATATACAGAAAGTAAGTGGTTACGCATGGAGTAAAAATTATTGCTTGAGGTAACTGTTGCCAAGGTAACAGTATCATTTCAATCTGTCGTAACATTATGAAAGATCACTTTAGCCGAACATTTGTAATTACACGTATGTGTATTATCTCTTGCTGTGGACCACTTCACAAGGCCACGCATACTGTATGTTAACGCGGAGGATAAATGTGCATTAAGTGATCAAATATTCGTGTTAACGCATAAGATATCGATTTCTTCTCTTCTATAGATTAGACAATAAGGATTGTCAAATCGTTGTCTGCAAACAGGACACCCATATAATTGTTAAGTTTTATTTCCCAAGACTTCCGCTTACTGGCAATTAGACCTGTCCTAGggtttgatatgtaaatgattttgaacCATCTCTCGTGGTAATCAGGTATTTGTTAGAAAAAGATGCAAATTCATAGTTTTGTGTCTTCAACACCTTGGATCGTAAAAAAAATCTCCATGGAGCCATAGAAAATAGATTGGCCTTACTTAAGCAGTCACGGAGACGTGAAAACCTAGTCCATTAGGCAAATTGGCCGTCTATAATGCATCTTTGTTAACATGTCTGAAACTCTACTTGACATCAGCATCAAATTACCCATCTGTTCACCAGAATAATTCATCccttagttttttgttttattagatgAAGTTGGGTTACAGCAGATTATTGATGTGcaatttataaaagtattttaaaatttcatgaataattGAATATCGCTAAAAAGGAACGTTCAGTTGAGCAACACTCTCTTCGCTACAGTACGCCGATTTTAGGGCACTTAGAGAGAGACTGAGAGTGATCTGCAATGGCATTTGATGTTAAATAGGAAATAAATGTAATGGACAGTAATGCAAAATcaagtgaaatattttgaacattagATTAGACTATAAAGTCATGTAATGTAATACTTGTTTTGTAAGCATTCTTACTTCGcacaatattaaacaaaagcttttttaattattcagttCTTGGATAATATATGTAAGACCCATATATTATTActgtttgttttttcttataACTCTTGTTTGCATATTATAGAATGTGGCATGTtgctgtataattttgttaCATACCGGGTACTGACATCAAAATTCAATAATCTGTAAAAGAATACcagaatattaaatattaatacattATTATGTTATCTTTGCACCTGCGTGACACTAGGCAAATAACTAAACGCCACACTTCGCAGTCATCCTTAAATGAGGCAGCAAAGCATAATTAGATCCGTACGCAGAACATCCATCAAACGAGGTCTTCTTCAGTTTCCTTGCTTTTCCAGGAATTCATTTGCACAAACAATTGCAAATGAATGGGTCATGACCAAAAAGCTTTTTTCCAACTCTCTGATTTTTGTATCCCAACTATATCTTTTACAAGAACACAAGATCTTAAATCTTAATTAATTAGAAAACTCATACATCTCGCCGACAATGAATGTTGAGATAATAGAACAACACTGCCCTCCTTCTCATCGTCAACATTTAGCATGATGGAGAAATGTGTTTTCGGTATAAATTAGGTAATGCAGTTGTCGTGTCTTTAAatcatatgaaatatgaagtaAAGCAATCGCTATATGTCTTCCAGAAATGAATGGTAGTACTATAGCTATGAATAGTGCAATTGTTGAGTCTCACATGAAGTTTAGAtatcatatgaaatatgaagtaAAGCAATCGCCATGTTTTCCAGAAATGATTTACATTTTGTATAGtactaaagtttaaaataatgattgtgTCTTTCAGAAATCCAGTACTCTTTGCGCGTCTGGTCACAGGTACTGTGTACCCTGGCACTGCTGGCCTCCATTCTAGCCGCTGTATTCTGTGTTCCATTTCTCTGCAAAACCAGCAGCTTTTTGCGATATCATTTAGTCGTAGTCCTTACTTCTACAATATCGTGTAAGTAGAGTGTGGAGAATGCAGAGAgagtgcggggggggggggggggggggggagagtaAGAGAGATATTGGGGATTATTAACTTGACGAAATACGAAACTTTTGATAAATATGTACAGTAATCTATGTTTTGAATAGCTCCTatttcaaaagggaaaaaaaatcaatgtaagaATAAATTTCGGCATACTTTTATAAGTACCTGATTTATTCAACATTCAAAGTGTCTGTCAGTGTGTCAttgaatatcatttattttttctgagAGTAAGATCAATAATATGTTTCTATACTGTACGCATGTTTTGAAAAaccctagaaaaaaaaatatatgataactTTTCATTATTTGATTACAGTCTGTTTGCTGTCAGCTGTCGTGTTCAACTGGACGGCGGAAGTAGCGTCAACCAATAAACTAAAATTAAACCAAAACCTGACGTTTTACTTCCCTTGGTCTCTTCTACTTGCCGGATTCGGTGCCTGTGGCAACCTTATCCTGGACATTGTTCATTTCGTTGTGTTGTTTCGCTCCCTTGCTCCTAATTCGGAGGATGCGCGCCGTGAGACATTTCATCCAAACTCGTACGTTCAGTTAAGACAGATTTCTCATGAAACGACCATTCGAAACGGATCGTGTGGTGGACACGACTCTCAGTGCAAGAACCAGGTAACCGAGGAGAGAGAGCTATGTGATGATTCggtggagggggagggggagggagaAGGGGACAGGGACTCTGTGGAAGAAGGGGACAGGGACTCTGGGGAAGAAGGGGACAGGGACTCTGTGGAAGAAGGGGGCAAGGACTTAGTGGAAGTGGGTGAAGTTGAGCGTGATTCAGGACCACTATTCACGTGAAAGTCCATTGGTGGAATACTCTATGAACCAAgtcaatataaagaaaataaatatttgcgtTTATGACATGCTTGCTGTTGCATGTGCTTGCGGTTATCACAACCGAGACCTTCGCTTTCAGTTTTTGAAACCACTCTAAAACATGGAAAACTAAACATGTGCATATACAgtgttaattgttttatttgaagtGCACACAAACCATGCAATGTACTGAAAAGCGTGTtcgtgtggtgatgctagtattGTCTTCAtataattcaatgtaaacaatgTGTTCCTTACATCTGTCATATTTCTCTCCGGGGTTCAAGAACAAATACTCTTTTCCTTTCTGTGAGCGTTGTCCAAGTCTGGTAGACTGTTTTAGCCgttaacaattgaaattgatattaAGAATTGTGggaattcatttttctttaatacaGATTTCTTCAGTTAAAGAATTAGTTGTgatgcaaaaataattgtaagagAAACATATTTTGCAAGAGTCAAGATTGTGTCCATGTATATCTAAGGTAGGGACCAACTCTTAGTAGACAGAATAGCACCATGGTGAATCTTATACCGGGTATTTCGCGTCCTGGTAAACCACCAACAAgaattatattattttgatcAAGTTACCTAGGAATGATGTCCCTCCGATTTTGCTTTGTATTCTTAATCCACATGTCGTGAGAgaatctaggttttttttaaaatatctttatcaaATGCCAGAAGCATTCAATACGTGCTGACATTTTATTATCTCAGCCGCTGAACAGTTTATCGATTTTCTGttctttctgtaaaaaaaaatacaccatGCTAGTTGTATGCCTTTTATGTGttcataaaaatgtattttcgaGTAAAAAATACACGACATCTTAAATGTTGTCTATCAGAATCATTGTTGATTTCGCCGTATGGCTCGGTGAAGCATGTCACTATGTTACTTCAGCTATAATGACTATACAATGCACATACATGGAGAGTACTTCAGGGTTCTACTTCGGTGTGCAGCTGAATCTGCCTGCTTTAATTAATTAACGTGGCATGGTACACCTTGAGATTTCAACGTGAACGTGGGCGAAAGTAtgccattttcaaaatttaagccCCGTTTTAAAAATTCGTGTTCATGAATCAAGTTGAACAGCATTTGACCATTTGACAACATTCTTTagaaaaaatcagtttaaaaaatttagtttCGAACGCATGACTTGCAGACCGTAGGGTACGCATATATATCCTTTTGTGTTACGCAACTGCACATCAACGTTTTGAAAgatttgttttattgtaaaagaaAGTGTGTCACAATATATATTACACCCTTAACTAGCTTTGTATCAAGTTATATTAATTTCTTTCCCAAATTCACGCTGTttcatttccaaaaaaaaaaaaattgtcatataaCCATGTCAAAATCAAactcatttttgaaatatttgggcCTATACTAAGTTTTCCATTATCAGTGTGTGGTTCATATCCTGTAGAATTAACTTCTCTCCATCCAATTTCCTCCTTAATGACTTTGTTTCATCCAATATCCTACTAAATTTCTTTGCTTCGTCCAAAATGTTGGTTAAACTGTAATTCAAGGCAATAATTCTGTATTTTGCTTTAATATCAgtattgttttttaaggaaaatgaTTATCGATATTTAAGATAGCCTGCGATCTCAAATTATGAAATCAAATCCCCGTTTTGCCTATATTAGAACGTTTAGAAAAGGAAAGTGACAATATGGTTTTAGTTTACTTGAGCAAGAGGCCTAAGTGAGCTTCTCTGATCAAATCTGTCCactgtctgtcgtcgttgtcgtagTCTTTGTAAACTTTCATCTTCTTCTACAGAACCAACAGGCCCATTTTTACAAAACTTGGCCCAAAGCACCCTTTGTTGCAGAGGAatcaattttattcaagtaAAAGGCTACATCATCTTTCAAGGGGAGGTAATTAAGAATTATGGGAAATTTCatggcatttaattttttttcttcaataaataTTTGGCCAGAAATCTGAAATTGGTGTTGAAGCATCCTaatgtagtgtagatttacGTTAGCTGAAACCATGGCCCCCGGGGTTAGGGTTGACCTAGAATGGGAGTTCAATCTAGTCATAGGAATAATCGATCGAAATtacctttttaaaatcttttcaaaactgAATGAACAAAAGAGActcaatatttaataaaaggataagaaaaaataaatgaaattttatttcattatgcaACATCTACTGTACCAAAGATCATTTGTATTTGATTCCAAAACACTGAATTGACCAGAGCTATGGCTAATGTTgcttaggtgagcgatgtggccccgaGCCTCTTGTTAAAATGTCTTCATTTAATAcacgtatgtacatgtatataaaataccCCCACAAATAGGGTAGGGTCTTTtacaaaattaagatttttgagaatcaaaagtaaaatataatatttgttatatacaaTTTACTATTCTCAATAGTCtaattttttgtaaaggacagtaGGGAAGATCTAGGTTGGAGCCTATAAAAATCACGTATTTTTGCTAAGTGATATAGCATAGCCCCGTTTTTCAAGAATTGCACGCCTAGCACCTTGAACTATGAGTTCCCTGTTTTGACAGAATATATACCAGAATGTAAAATGCATAAGCTCTTGCTATAAATCACCTTTCTAATATCAGCATTAAATTAAACTTGAAAGAAGAAAAATCGGTAGATCATCTTctattggattaaaaaaaaaaataattatatattgattcattttatgaaaataaaaaaaagtgtctTAAAGTTTTAGTTCATAAACACtataaaaactgttaaaatcatTGTAGTTTCAAAAAGCGTTCGATTAGACGATTGTAATCACGTGATCTTGGGAAGATGGACCTCGGACTTCGCCTTCGGTCGATATACCCTCTTATGGTCAATAAAGGCATATTCCGATCGACCTCATcaaatgtataatacatgtacatgtacccgaGGTGCATCATATTTATTTGCACGTTATTGATCtagagcaaaaaaaaattacacattgtTAATCGATTAAACCTTTCTTTCAATACTAGTacacatattcatttaaaaatcaagAAGAAGAAAACCTCAGATAAAACTTGCAGAGCAGTTCACGCATATTGTTCCATACCTGATGATCAAACATGCAACACATTAACACACCTTATAACTAGTACATTATTCATGGTGACAtatacaataaatcaatttccTGATAATGTCTATTGCTATAGAGTTAATCCAATAGAACGCGATCTAGACTATAACGGGTATTTACACTGAAAGGGAAACGGGTTGCCAGCTTAGTAAGCTAACCATTGTCATACCCACCTATCATCTCCAAACGCAAGGTACTTCTTGCAGGGCATAGGCAAAACGGAACAAGGATGGAAAATTTATCAACATGCAGAAGTTGATAAGCATCAAAATGAAATGTACACTCGATCAGGTGCATTGAGTCTTGGgttgaacatttttattaaaactcgaaaaatacatttcaaattGAATTACATGTTTGGGGACTTGTTGGCGTTAGCTGGTgtctgcaaaacaaaaaaaccaaaaaagacGAAAGATAGaatttaaatgtacatattCTTCTGTATCCGATATGAAAGATTGCATACAAGTATTACAAAACTTTTAATCAACTTTTTTGCGTATTTTCCTTGGGAAAAAAATGTGCAACCAAGAGAGAGAAATGGACACCACACAGAACACGAGAATAcgattttttttagaacttcacTTTTGTAGCTTTGACAGGTCagtcctttttttcttttgaatccTCATTTTCTTCCTTCTTTTGTTTGCTctcctttttttcttctttttctagAGTTTTGTTTTTCAGCTTCGATAGCCTGATTTCCTCTTCTTTCTCCAGAAGTTTTTGTTtctagaaaaaagaaaatgataatgaacgaaatttgttttaaattctaGTGAGGAAAGCTTTAAGGGCACTGTAACTAATGTCATCTGTTAATGTGTAAGCAATGTTACGATGTTCTGACAATTCACTCATGATGGGCGATTTGACTACACACCCGCGGCTGTAACAAGATCCCttcaacgttttttttttttttttttacaatagaaGAGCCTTTGAATGGAATTTCGGGCAATAGTTATATAAGAACTGTATGTTCTTCGGAAAAGACCATGCTCAATGACAAATGTCCTTACTTCAGGCACCAAGTTTTCGTTGAGTCTTTTCGAGGGTATAAATTCCTACCACAAAGTTAACCTTAACCTTGGCCTTAATTTTCTCCGTGACATGACATGAGGCACACATAAGGCTA includes:
- the LOC128190297 gene encoding uncharacterized protein LOC128190297 — its product is MADEYSIVPVNSSKCTMNPLFSVLFLGLACVSTIFQILAFSTHGWVVMTEFLTDNYTEDVRSVEIYTGLWYTVKCENGAFSSVTHHEAFKEDIANGNDFKEIQYSLRVWSQVLCTLALLASILAAVFCVPFLCKTSSFLRYHLVVVLTSTISFCLLSAVVFNWTAEVASTNKLKLNQNLTFYFPWSLLLAGFGACGNLILDIVHFVVLFRSLAPNSEDARRETFHPNSYVQLRQISHETTIRNGSCGGHDSQCKNQVTEERELCDDSVEGEGEGEGDRDSVEEGDRDSGEEGDRDSVEEGGKDLVEVGEVERDSGPLFT